The segment ACGATTATCCGTTCGGCGGTGGCGGCGGCATGGTTTTAAAGCCGCAGCCGATATTCGCCGCCGTGGAGCACCTGGTCAATCAAGCCCCGACCAGGCCGCGCATTATTTTGCTGTGCCCGCAAGGCGAACCGTATACGCAAGCGAAAGCGGAAACGCTGGCCAAGGAAGAGCATTTGATTTTGCTGTGCGGCCACTATGAAGGATACGACGAGCGCATACGCGAGCATTTGATCACGGAGGAAATTTCCGTCGGCGATTTTGTGCTGACCGGCGGCGAAATACCGGCGATGGCGGTGATCGATAGCGTGGTCAGGCTGCTGCCGGGCGCGTTAGGCAATGAACAATCGGCTGTCACGGACTCGTTTTCCACCGGGCTATTGGAATATCCGCAATATACACGGCCGGCCGAATTTCGCGGTTGGCAGGTGCCGGAAGTGCTTTTATCCGGCCATCATGAACGGGTGGCCGCCTGGCGC is part of the Bacilli bacterium genome and harbors:
- the trmD gene encoding tRNA (guanosine(37)-N1)-methyltransferase TrmD, with the protein product MRIDILSLFPEMFAGVLSSSIVGKAQEKGLVEFRLVNFRDFSTDKHHTVDDYPFGGGGGMVLKPQPIFAAVEHLVNQAPTRPRIILLCPQGEPYTQAKAETLAKEEHLILLCGHYEGYDERIREHLITEEISVGDFVLTGGEIPAMAVIDSVVRLLPGALGNEQSAVTDSFSTGLLEYPQYTRPAEFRGWQVPEVLLSGHHERVAAWRMKESLRRTWLRRPDLLEKLALTAEQQKLLQEVKDEE